A stretch of Pseudobdellovibrionaceae bacterium DNA encodes these proteins:
- a CDS encoding alkaline phosphatase family protein has translation MSFSTARILVVGVLSLTFFTGAQNLRAQATGEPLAVLQGLTDETTTQIAVVVPADETFQYQLSTENLPAVTLSVERKSRADSNFAVDQVKAQGLRSGTWYDLRILDARGNIRDVRQLRSLELNRTQVKFAFASCVNDNFEAAGTWVQLSKDRPALLFMIGDNVYADHLGMIKRRMADPAQLWQRYVETWNTIELFKMKRLIPTLATWDDHDYGTNNGDRNYPFRVESLEIMMTFFAQDSRQSEVLIPGPGAASLFRAFGQNFYLLDARSFRTEQGANESTHWGRDQENWLFEQTKLHPEPSWIFNGSQFFGAYNGQESVEGEHFESLERLRRELKKRSQVFVFGSGDVHFSEVMEIEKEFAGYPTLELTSSSVNGLYVRWMDRALSNPRRLFSDASHNYILVDSTVTPKGLVLKASSRGASDRTNFELERRIEK, from the coding sequence ATGTCGTTTTCCACCGCACGCATTCTGGTTGTCGGCGTCCTCAGCCTGACTTTTTTCACGGGGGCGCAGAATCTGCGCGCGCAAGCCACGGGCGAACCCCTCGCGGTTCTGCAGGGATTGACCGACGAGACCACGACGCAGATCGCGGTCGTGGTTCCCGCGGATGAAACTTTCCAATACCAACTGAGCACCGAGAATTTGCCCGCCGTCACTTTGAGCGTCGAGCGCAAGTCGCGCGCGGATTCGAACTTCGCGGTCGATCAGGTGAAGGCGCAGGGTTTACGTTCCGGGACCTGGTACGATCTGCGGATTCTGGATGCGCGCGGGAATATCCGCGACGTTCGCCAGCTGCGGAGTTTGGAGCTGAACCGCACGCAGGTGAAATTCGCCTTCGCGAGCTGCGTGAACGACAACTTCGAGGCCGCGGGAACGTGGGTGCAGCTTTCGAAAGATCGCCCCGCACTTCTGTTCATGATCGGCGACAACGTCTACGCGGATCATTTGGGAATGATCAAACGCCGCATGGCCGATCCCGCGCAGCTGTGGCAGCGTTACGTCGAAACTTGGAATACGATCGAACTTTTCAAGATGAAGCGCCTGATCCCGACGCTCGCGACCTGGGACGATCATGATTACGGGACGAATAACGGCGACCGCAACTATCCCTTCCGGGTCGAATCCCTTGAAATCATGATGACCTTCTTCGCGCAGGACAGTCGGCAATCGGAAGTCCTGATTCCGGGCCCCGGCGCGGCGAGTTTGTTTCGCGCCTTCGGGCAAAATTTCTATCTTCTGGATGCGCGCAGTTTTCGGACTGAACAGGGCGCGAACGAGTCGACCCATTGGGGCCGCGATCAAGAGAACTGGCTTTTCGAGCAAACGAAGCTTCACCCGGAGCCCAGCTGGATTTTCAACGGTAGTCAGTTCTTCGGCGCCTACAACGGGCAGGAGTCGGTGGAAGGGGAGCACTTCGAAAGTCTCGAGCGTCTGCGCCGCGAGCTGAAGAAGCGTTCCCAAGTCTTCGTCTTCGGCTCGGGCGACGTTCACTTCAGCGAAGTCATGGAAATCGAAAAAGAGTTCGCGGGCTATCCGACGCTGGAACTCACTTCGAGCTCGGTGAACGGACTCTACGTGCGCTGGATGGATCGCGCACTTTCGAATCCTCGGCGTCTCTTCTCGGATGCCAGCCACAATTACATTCTGGTCGACTCGACCGTGACACCGAAGGGCCTTGTTTTGAAAGCCTCCTCCCGTGGCGCGAGCGATCGCACGAACTTCGAGCTTGAACGCCGAATCGAGAAATAA
- a CDS encoding RNA-binding S4 domain-containing protein: MEFQLEGEEFILLQALLKVAGLCDTGGDAKHAIVEGEVQVDGETETRRGKKIRAGQTVTYAGKSVKVTA, translated from the coding sequence GTGGAATTTCAACTTGAAGGTGAAGAGTTCATTCTGCTGCAAGCCCTGCTGAAAGTGGCAGGGCTTTGCGATACCGGCGGCGATGCGAAGCACGCCATCGTCGAGGGCGAAGTTCAGGTCGACGGCGAAACCGAAACCCGCCGCGGAAAGAAAATCCGCGCCGGGCAGACGGTCACCTACGCCGGCAAAAGCGTCAAAGTGACGGCTTAG
- the rpsI gene encoding 30S ribosomal protein S9, which translates to MAAEKVFYATGRRKTSSARVYMRAGSGKIIVNGLKSDDYLKRLQSRMVILQPFDVTNMGGKFDIDITVTGGGESGQMGAIRLGIARALTAFDAELRPPLKKAGYLTRDPREVERKKYGKAGARRRYQYSKR; encoded by the coding sequence ATGGCCGCTGAAAAAGTGTTCTACGCAACCGGAAGACGTAAAACCAGCTCTGCACGCGTTTATATGCGCGCGGGTTCGGGCAAAATCATCGTGAACGGTTTGAAGTCGGATGATTACCTCAAGCGTCTGCAATCGCGCATGGTGATCCTGCAACCCTTCGACGTCACCAACATGGGTGGCAAGTTCGATATCGACATCACCGTGACCGGTGGTGGTGAGTCGGGCCAAATGGGTGCGATCCGTTTGGGTATCGCGCGCGCACTGACCGCATTCGACGCTGAACTTCGTCCGCCGCTCAAAAAAGCCGGCTACCTCACTCGCGATCCTCGCGAAGTCGAGCGTAAGAAGTACGGTAAAGCGGGCGCACGTCGTCGCTACCAATACTCGAAGCGTTAA
- a CDS encoding M36 family metallopeptidase — MFVWIRWPWLALGFVGALTASVFQNCGQSFRVADAAELRGLTPFVSGTGENLIDVFGLSKNLLADDASLKTGTFDDNCMTSSTYEACIFWKNPSATNYIRNGEFIPDNDDADTVGVSAYGQLQQFGINVSSRLTAGQLRNSTFDVHYRTGTSTKNYFAPGAAGYKISAAASASASTASQRFGLEQIQTFFVLDTFREFIASRGGGLFIEGLAIPVNAVNLDVESNAYYAPSSGTVRGGSIELGVRKGKSSRQYQFGLSSEVTVHEMAHANLDAANLTLREGLPDLIIMVPCSKSGKEYYVTSSMAADANYESFLSKIESTCGQVDESEAEYVTICKSSAGCLRAIDEGQADFFAMTYFARAPSVGELSIEKDYVRYWRKRSKVTRANVDTVFGVSYYDDFLKSRQTTSGEIHDMGEVISEILFDIYANDAVDRSAFLKTVTESLTRLNQNSTFLTMRDQLISIDASAQAGKNASYIRKAFSDRGY, encoded by the coding sequence TTGTTCGTTTGGATTCGCTGGCCATGGCTTGCGCTCGGCTTTGTCGGCGCCTTGACCGCTTCGGTCTTTCAGAATTGTGGCCAAAGTTTTCGCGTCGCCGATGCGGCCGAACTGCGCGGACTCACTCCTTTTGTTTCGGGCACTGGCGAAAATCTGATCGACGTTTTCGGTTTGTCGAAAAATCTGCTGGCGGACGATGCGTCGCTAAAAACGGGAACGTTTGACGACAATTGCATGACCTCTTCGACCTATGAGGCGTGCATCTTCTGGAAAAATCCGTCGGCAACCAATTACATCCGTAACGGTGAGTTCATTCCGGACAATGACGACGCCGATACGGTCGGCGTTTCTGCTTACGGTCAGCTTCAACAATTCGGAATCAACGTCTCGTCCCGTCTGACGGCCGGTCAGTTGCGGAATTCAACGTTCGACGTTCACTACCGCACGGGGACCAGCACGAAAAATTACTTCGCGCCCGGCGCGGCGGGGTACAAGATTTCGGCGGCCGCTTCGGCCAGTGCTTCGACCGCGTCCCAGAGGTTCGGACTGGAGCAGATCCAAACTTTCTTCGTGTTGGACACCTTTCGGGAGTTCATCGCTTCCCGTGGGGGCGGACTGTTCATCGAGGGGTTGGCCATTCCCGTGAATGCGGTGAATTTGGATGTCGAGTCGAATGCCTACTATGCGCCGTCGTCGGGGACCGTTCGCGGCGGATCGATCGAGCTCGGCGTACGCAAGGGCAAGTCGTCTCGACAATATCAGTTTGGTTTGAGCTCCGAAGTCACCGTCCACGAAATGGCGCACGCCAATTTGGATGCCGCGAACCTGACGTTGCGCGAAGGGTTACCGGACCTCATCATCATGGTTCCGTGTTCGAAATCGGGGAAGGAATACTACGTCACCTCATCGATGGCGGCCGACGCGAACTATGAAAGCTTTCTATCGAAAATCGAGTCGACCTGTGGGCAGGTGGATGAATCGGAAGCCGAATACGTGACGATTTGCAAAAGCAGTGCGGGATGTTTGCGCGCGATCGACGAGGGACAGGCCGACTTTTTCGCGATGACCTACTTCGCGCGGGCGCCGTCCGTTGGCGAGCTCAGCATCGAAAAGGATTACGTGCGTTATTGGCGCAAACGCTCGAAGGTCACGCGCGCCAACGTCGATACGGTGTTCGGGGTCAGTTACTACGATGATTTTTTGAAGTCGCGCCAAACAACCTCCGGCGAGATCCACGATATGGGCGAAGTCATTTCGGAGATTCTTTTTGATATCTACGCCAACGATGCCGTCGACCGCAGCGCCTTCTTGAAAACCGTGACGGAAAGCCTGACGCGCCTGAATCAAAATTCCACTTTTCTGACGATGCGGGATCAGCTGATTTCGATCGATGCCTCCGCGCAGGCGGGGAAGAACGCGTCTTATATCCGTAAAGCCTTTTCCGACCGGGGCTACTAA